A genomic window from Elaeis guineensis isolate ETL-2024a chromosome 3, EG11, whole genome shotgun sequence includes:
- the LOC105041177 gene encoding uncharacterized protein: MMQRKSLLNPYATPYVPLSKIVPGVSSERENRATLCDSENNEIIEKSADYQLPDSVSVDYDIQGLEKLEVSDEPSSKIGDPWNSDDTFQDVIPRSEKQSAVEDSTLIVELLSSMFPDISIESLAELFNANQGDLNQTIYVLEQLEYGGYEVENSAETSETSNSLDDPPEKANASGTISSV, from the exons ATGATGCAAAGGAAGTCTCTTTTGAATCCATATGCCACTCCCTATGTGCCTCTCTCAAAGATTGTGCCTGGAGTGAGTTCTGAAAGAGAGAATAGGGCCACTCTGTGTGATTCTGAAAACAATGAAATCATTGAGAAGTCTGCAGACTACCAGCTACCAGACTCTGTTTCTGTGGATTATGACATCCAAGGCTTAGAGAAACTTGAAGTTTCTGATGAGCCATCCTCAAAGATTGGTGACCCCTGGAATTCTGATGACACTTTCCAAGATGTGATTCCAAGAAGTGAGAAGCAAAGTGCGGTGGAGGATTCCACTCTGATAGTAGAGTTGCTCTCATCAATGTTTCCTGATATTTCTATAGAATCACTTGCTGAATTGTTCAATGCAAATCAGGGTGATCTGAATCAGACAATCTATGTGCTGGAGCAGCTTGAG TATGGAGGTTATGAGGTGGAGAACTCTGCTGAAACTTCTGAGACCAGCAATAGTTTGGATGATCCTCCTGAGAAAGCTAATGCAAGCGGGACAATCAGCTCAGTTTGA